One window of the Parasphingopyxis algicola genome contains the following:
- a CDS encoding glycosyltransferase — protein MSARARSEVALVIPMLDEEAALPGVIANIAALDPQPAEVIAVDGGSRDRSGAIAREAGFHVVEHGRKGRAVQINRGVAESSAPLICVLHADTELPPDALALVERTLAKPGRALGGFTPLLTGTKTRWGTSLHNWAKTYYGPILLRPHLFVRGLRLLFGDHAMFFRRADFEYVGGCDPDMNIMEDVDLCLRLCRIGSVKLVPRIVRTSDRRVAEWGPLKANWIYMKCGMNWAFGRKKGLDRWYPDVR, from the coding sequence ATGAGCGCCCGGGCCCGCAGCGAAGTCGCACTCGTCATTCCGATGCTGGACGAGGAGGCGGCGCTGCCCGGCGTCATCGCCAATATCGCCGCGCTCGATCCGCAGCCCGCCGAGGTGATCGCCGTCGATGGCGGCAGCCGCGACCGTTCGGGCGCGATCGCCCGCGAGGCCGGTTTCCACGTCGTCGAGCATGGCCGGAAAGGCCGGGCCGTGCAGATCAATCGCGGCGTCGCGGAAAGCAGTGCACCGCTTATCTGCGTCCTCCACGCCGATACCGAGCTGCCGCCGGATGCGCTTGCCCTTGTTGAGCGGACGCTCGCCAAGCCCGGGCGGGCGCTCGGCGGTTTCACGCCCTTGCTGACCGGCACGAAGACGCGCTGGGGCACGAGCCTTCATAACTGGGCCAAGACCTATTACGGCCCGATCCTGCTGCGCCCGCATCTGTTCGTTCGGGGGCTACGGCTGCTGTTCGGCGATCATGCGATGTTCTTTCGCCGCGCCGATTTCGAATATGTCGGCGGCTGCGATCCCGACATGAATATCATGGAGGATGTCGATCTGTGCCTGAGGCTCTGCCGCATCGGCAGCGTCAAACTCGTCCCGCGCATCGTGCGGACGTCCGACCGGCGAGTCGCCGAATGGGGCCCGCTCAAGGCGAACTGGATCTATATGAAGTGTGGCATGAACTGGGCGTTCGGGCGGAAAAAAGGGCTCGACCGATGGTATCCCGATGTCCGGTAG
- a CDS encoding metallophosphoesterase family protein, with the protein MATQPDPEKERAQLEQFKAKLDLEGDNPLDDFFHYLVESEDQALALIYYVDHPHEPPPKVPSEGNIEFGFILYWIHYPPAKVQGWLNDHPFLDGVFKTLQDLAPPTHITTAQYDALVAKIETTAVSWDDGTLIGTGKYEQLDEGWILAAINYAANIVIGGIVSPFPCAPISAVPMTRKDGDGAKDPVIGIIGDWGTGYYSEPDGGNCPAKRVLEDVTGQPIDYLMHLGDVYYAGTDWRPLPGEEYLNFKTLWPDQGTGRNFTLNSNHEMYGAASGYFDVALEKGGPFAHQNGLSFFALEYHDWLLLGLDSGYFSDQENGRKFYMDGAIGTATHREQIDQIRSVCSGHQGPVMVMTHHNPCNSFTANTNILFKQVGQAIGAVGPAVWYWGHVHNGIVYEQLKIGDSIPYVPTKGRCCGHGAIPFGNGWGFERNSNIAYYAHTHDDEFPADSPRVKNGYALVTLHRDGGFSESLYEVGNSTPVFQKSWTAGDLGF; encoded by the coding sequence ATGGCTACGCAACCCGATCCGGAAAAGGAACGCGCCCAACTCGAACAGTTCAAGGCCAAGCTCGATCTCGAGGGCGATAATCCGCTCGACGATTTCTTTCACTATCTCGTCGAGAGCGAGGACCAGGCGCTGGCGCTGATCTATTATGTCGATCATCCGCATGAACCACCGCCCAAGGTGCCTTCCGAGGGCAATATAGAATTCGGCTTCATACTCTACTGGATCCACTATCCGCCCGCGAAAGTGCAGGGCTGGCTCAACGACCACCCGTTTCTCGACGGCGTTTTCAAGACGCTGCAGGATCTTGCGCCGCCGACTCACATAACGACGGCGCAATATGACGCTCTTGTCGCCAAGATCGAAACGACCGCCGTGTCGTGGGATGACGGCACGCTGATCGGCACAGGGAAATATGAGCAGCTCGACGAGGGCTGGATTCTCGCGGCGATCAACTATGCCGCCAATATCGTCATCGGCGGCATCGTCTCGCCCTTTCCATGTGCACCGATCAGCGCGGTGCCGATGACGCGCAAGGACGGGGATGGCGCGAAGGATCCGGTGATCGGCATCATCGGCGATTGGGGCACCGGCTATTATTCCGAACCCGATGGCGGCAATTGTCCGGCCAAGCGGGTGCTCGAGGACGTTACCGGCCAGCCGATCGACTATCTGATGCATCTGGGCGACGTCTATTATGCCGGGACCGACTGGCGGCCGTTGCCGGGAGAGGAATATCTGAACTTCAAGACGCTATGGCCCGATCAGGGAACCGGGCGGAACTTCACGCTCAATTCCAATCACGAGATGTACGGCGCCGCGAGCGGCTATTTCGATGTCGCGCTCGAAAAAGGCGGCCCTTTCGCTCACCAAAACGGGCTGAGCTTCTTCGCGCTCGAATATCATGACTGGCTCCTGCTCGGCCTCGATTCGGGCTATTTCTCCGATCAGGAAAACGGCCGGAAATTCTATATGGACGGTGCGATCGGTACGGCGACGCATCGCGAACAGATCGACCAGATACGATCCGTCTGCTCCGGTCATCAGGGCCCCGTCATGGTGATGACGCACCACAATCCCTGCAATAGTTTTACCGCGAACACCAACATCCTGTTCAAACAGGTCGGCCAGGCGATCGGCGCCGTCGGGCCGGCCGTCTGGTATTGGGGCCATGTCCATAACGGCATCGTCTACGAGCAGCTCAAGATCGGCGACTCTATTCCCTATGTGCCGACCAAGGGACGGTGCTGCGGCCACGGGGCGATCCCGTTCGGCAATGGCTGGGGTTTCGAGCGGAACAGCAACATCGCCTATTATGCGCATACGCATGACGACGAGTTTCCGGCCGACAGCCCTCGGGTGAAGAATGGCTATGCGCTCGTGACGCTCCACCGGGATGGCGGGTTCAGCGAAAGTCTTTACGAGGTCGGAAATAGCACGCCGGTCTTCCAGAAGAGCTGGACAGCGGGCGATCTGGGCTTCTAG
- a CDS encoding threonine ammonia-lyase has product MATAAKPDRDSTVTLESVRAAHERIADSIIRTPTLKSKTLSEMTGANVWLKFENLQFTASFKERGALNKLLQLSDSERKRGVIAASAGNHAQGVAYHGARLGVPVTIVMPQHTPTVKVQQTEGHGATVVLTGERFDDAQARAYEMAEERGLVFVHPFDDADIASGQGTAAIEMIEDVPEIDTLCIPIGGGGLISGMGVAAKAMKPKLELIGVEAELYPSTYSKMRGLKLPCEGDTLAEGIAVKEPGALTLEIIREVVDDIVLVGERDLERAVSLLLQIEKTVVEGAGAAGLAAMLDHPAKFKDRNVGLILCGGNIDTRLLANVLLRDLARDGRLARLRIRLQDRPGALYKVVRVFDQEQVNIIEVYHQRIFTTLPAKGLITDIECETRDRAHLDRLIAALEKEGYEVKPVELA; this is encoded by the coding sequence ATGGCGACAGCAGCGAAACCCGACCGCGATTCGACCGTCACTCTGGAGAGCGTGCGCGCCGCGCATGAGCGGATCGCCGATTCGATCATCCGCACGCCGACGCTGAAAAGCAAGACGCTGTCGGAGATGACGGGCGCCAATGTCTGGCTGAAATTCGAAAATCTCCAGTTCACCGCCTCGTTCAAGGAACGCGGCGCGCTGAACAAGCTGCTCCAGCTGTCCGACAGCGAGCGCAAGCGCGGCGTGATCGCCGCCTCGGCCGGCAACCATGCGCAGGGCGTCGCCTATCATGGCGCGCGGCTCGGTGTGCCGGTCACGATCGTGATGCCCCAACACACGCCGACGGTGAAGGTCCAGCAGACCGAAGGCCATGGCGCGACGGTCGTGCTGACTGGCGAGCGGTTCGACGATGCCCAAGCGCGCGCCTATGAAATGGCCGAGGAGCGCGGTCTCGTCTTCGTCCACCCGTTCGACGATGCCGATATCGCCTCGGGCCAGGGCACTGCGGCGATCGAGATGATCGAAGACGTGCCCGAAATCGATACGCTCTGCATACCGATCGGCGGCGGCGGGCTGATCTCCGGCATGGGCGTCGCGGCGAAGGCGATGAAGCCCAAGCTCGAACTGATCGGCGTGGAGGCGGAGCTCTATCCGTCGACCTATTCCAAGATGCGCGGGCTCAAACTGCCCTGCGAAGGCGATACGCTGGCCGAGGGTATTGCGGTCAAGGAACCGGGCGCGCTGACACTGGAGATCATTCGCGAGGTCGTCGACGATATAGTATTGGTCGGCGAGCGCGATCTCGAACGCGCGGTTTCGCTGCTGCTGCAGATCGAAAAGACCGTGGTCGAGGGCGCGGGGGCCGCCGGGCTCGCCGCGATGCTCGACCATCCGGCCAAGTTCAAGGACAGGAATGTCGGCCTCATCCTGTGCGGCGGCAATATCGACACGCGGCTGCTCGCCAATGTCCTGCTCCGCGATCTGGCGCGCGATGGTCGGCTGGCCCGGCTGCGCATCCGGCTGCAGGACCGCCCCGGTGCGCTCTACAAGGTCGTGCGCGTGTTCGACCAGGAACAGGTCAACATCATCGAGGTCTATCATCAGCGGATTTTCACGACCCTCCCCGCCAAGGGTCTGATCACCGATATCGAATGCGAGACCCGCGATCGCGCGCATCTCGACCGGCTCATCGCAGCGCTGGAAAAAGAGGGCTACGAGGTCAAGCCCGTCGAACTGGCCTGA